The region AATACGATAACTTGATACCAATAAACCAATAAACTTATTTTACGGTTGGGTTATCGGTTACGATTCGGTTTTGAACAGCCATATTAAACAGGCTATTAGTAGAAGATAGAGGAGGACATTATGGTATAAAGAAAGTCTCTCCTAGTACTTGTAATAGCCAAGCCAAACTTGGCAATATTAGTGCATGTAATGTTTCACGAGCTTTATaaataaatactccctccgtttcaatttatgtgaacccatttgattgggcacgaagtttaagaaagaagagatgacttttaaacttgtggtcctaaatgagtcacatatattatgtgtgactataaatcattgcataaaggtaagtgtttccaaatatagaaagaagtcattcttttttgcacgaactaataaggaaataaattcacataaattgaaacagagggagtatcttttgcgaccaaaaaaaaaaaaagtatattagGAGTAATGCAAGccaaaaatatgtaaaatttgtttcttctcaTAAATGCAAGTGGATCCACTAGTCCAACTTTATTGAGGAGAGCGAATGAACACGAAGTGTGGGCTTTAGCCTTAAGGTATGTATCTAACAACCAAATTCGTTCTGTTTTATAATTCAAGAGAAGGTTATCTATATATCGATCCTAAGCAATTTGACACATGAAAGAAATGTGAGATGCATATAAGGATACTTCATTACGGCTTCGCTGAAGACATATTGCATTTGTGCTGAGTGTTTTTAACAAGTTGGCTAATAATATAATGCAATGATCAGCTTTAGCAAGTTGCAGAAAGTCAAATTTTACAGCATATTTTCATCAATCAAAAGCATGTTTAAGCCACGGAATGATGCAAAAACAAACAATAATTCCATCAAGAAGTGCTTAATTTACACTCCATCAAAAACATCCTAGCATTAGGAATCACAAAAGTATGACAAGGAAGCTTCGTACTTGGTACAGTTATACCATCTTAtagattaaaaaatatttccaacacgcTCAATAAAAATAGGAATGGCCAGAAAAGATATTCCAGGAAAAAGCAACTTGCTTCTTTGCTACCATAAGTACTTGTGAGTcggtacatacatatatgaacTATAAAGTATTcctctttcttgatttggaaGATTGCTCGTTACTTTCTTGCTAGTGACCCTTTTTCTTTGACACCATATAACCGGGAATATGGCATATCGAGCTCAGATGATCATTCAATATTTTCTAATTCGATAAGTGTCTCTGGCCCATCTAACCGATAGCTGATGTATTTTGCTTTGACTACTATTTTTGCGAGGGTTATTTCATATATAGATGTGCAATTACTTCTTCGATTCTTTGATAATAACCAAAGTAGGTTTTATGATTCCCTTCTTTCTTAGCGAGCAATTGTATCGATTTTCTGTGCTTGAGCCCGCCACGTGCAGGCCTAATTATTTTTATGGGCCAAGAACGTcgaaactctctctctcttttttttttttttttttttttttaatataatggtGCCGGTTAGACTCGAACCTAGGATCTCTGCCTGCTCTAATAACATATTAaagtgtgtgaccatctcatctaaaagcttaagttaTTACTTGTCAGCGAGAACACATAAAGGAAAATGGTCAAAAGTACCCCTGAACTATTTGAAATATGTCCATTTATCCCACCATTAGTAAACTAGCTTATAAGTGCCCTACTACTAGCCAAATAGCTTAAAAATATCATTCCTTCTAACGGTTGCTCAAAAACAAGGACAAAAGGGCCAATTTTGCCTTTGAACTATTCAAAATGGAGCAATTTTTCTCTTGAACTATTCAAAATAAGGCAATTTTGCCTTTGTTGTTTTAACCTTAGTGGGAGGGGGTGGGCGGAGTTGAACGTGCGAGAAATATAATAACAACATAAGAAAATTAGTAGGATAAAGACTTtctattttaagaaataaaaaacgACTACATATATCTTTTTTTCCTGTGGTTCCTCATGCATTATGGATGAGCTATTATTTCTGAACACGAAATCATGTATCTTTCTTACTTAActattgaaaattttattttctacaataataataatgattttattttacTAACTCTAAGAATgatataataaaagaaattaaattcaaTTATATCTGGGTACGTTatattacttgttgcaacaataaGTTATCCCAAGTTTGAGTAGATGATATAATAGTTTTGAAAGAAAGCGGTAGAATAAATGTTTGATTGAAAATTTAATGCTGGTAGTTAAACTTTATATTACTGAAGTTGTCACTTAAAATAGTCAAGTACGTAATCTCATAATCTCCATGATCTTTACAATAAAGAGCACATGACCTGAACTTTAAATGGAGGGCCAAATATTGTCTCATTTCAAATAGGTCAAGCGAAAAAAATGTCtcaattttctcttgttttggaGTAACCATAAGTAGGAAGGGCATTTTTGAGTTATTTGTCTAGTTGGAGGGCATTTTTGAGCTAGTTGACCAACGACAAGGGCATCATTAAGCCAAGagtatttttaacccttttccctttatttaagTATGTTCTCAACACTCCACGCTATGACATCACTAGAATAATTTCTTGATCTTGCAACCATTCAACATACTATGTTATGTAATTAAAGTAAATATTCAACTGATTTATTGTTTAATGACCAAAAATTAAGGGATTTTTAAACTACAGAGTAGCCCAATAAATTTTAGCCAGTATGCACtctataatttatatataatgataGTACAATCTGTGTATATATTATACAATTATTATATACATGTCATGCATTTATAATGTACTGAATCTACACCTATAAGCCGTTACGGTTGAACGGGTGATATATCTTTTAATCTGCTGACTAAAAATGTTATTAAGATATCAAAAATTAATGTAAAATATAAGGACAATAATTTTAGAAATAAGAACACTGATAACTGTAATACCTACGAAAAGAGCAAATGATTTACTTGCAGATTATAGAAACATAGTTTATTGTGCCGATAGCAATAATTTTCAAGATTAAGGGATTATTGATAtcatattaagagttttaaaatGAAGATACACTGAACATGACATACGAAAAGAAGATtaaagttcatttatttttatgaagattAAGACGTTTGAATATGAATACaaatctaaatattaaaatgtgAATTAAGATTTAAGATATTTAAACGCACATCTGAATATTAGAATATTGTATTAAGATAGAATTATTAAATCATTAAGTCTGTTTAGTTTCTCAACATCTGTATATATAaaacttttctttatttaaaaattgataaatataatattcaaataaaatacaaaattaatcTAATACTATATCAgcaaaatgtttttaaaaaattatatggtGGTTGGTGGTGGTAATAGCTAGCTATTGTGGTTGTGAATGCCAACTGGGGATGGTGCTGGTTGTGTGTAGTAACTACTGGTAATGGTGGCTAACGGTGGTGGTTGTGGAAATAGGAGCAGTGACGATTGATAAATGTggtagatgatgatgatgatgatgataataataataataataataataataataataataataataataataataataataataataataataataatacagtGGTACAGTAAATGGTGATGATGGTTGACAATATACAACCCTGATGGTATTGTTGGCAGTGTTGGTGTACTGAGATTGGTAGTGATGATGGTGGCTAAGTGGTGTGATTGTGCCTGAGAATGCAGGGCCGGATTTAGGTAATGGGGTGCAGGTTTTCGAGAACCCAGTAATTTTTACCCTGACCCTGTATTTATATTgtgaaatttattaaatatataagaaatatttGTTGGTAACCCAATAACAAAGTAAGCTCTTGGTCCAACGGCAAATATGGAACGAGAAATTCGTACGATTGCCCCTATCTTGgggtggcctttaatttttgcccctcaaatagatggtctttaatttttaccctttggcactttaagtaataaaaaagtgATCATAATACCCCTGACACTCTTGGTTCGAACCCCAGCATAGtccaaaaaaaattgcaaggcaaggtttcatagaaactatgcctattcgagcaaagttacatagaaactatgccttttTCGGCATAATTCTgtaggataacttaatttctacagtACTATGCCTACCTATGTAGTTACACAAAAATATGCCTTGTCCAGTATAGTTCTAtaggataacttaatttctacagaattatgccggacaaggcatagtttctatgtaacttttcccgaataggcataatttctatgaaatcttgccttgcgaatttatTTTTCACTCTACTGGGGTTAGAATCCAGAATCTCTGCTTTTGTAGACCAGCGAATAAGGATATTTTGGccaacaaattttcattaaaatgagtattaaggaaaaaatttaagaccagcgatttgagggacaaaaattaaagaccagtccatatgaAGCACAATCTGGACAAAAACTTGAAATGGAACTTGCTTAAATCTTGCTGACCTCTTGGATGGAGGTTTTGGGTCCCCTTGGGCCCATAATGTAAACTGTCTTTTTTAATTTGAGATTTATGAAAacccataaactttaaatcctaGATTCACCTCTCACGAAAAATTTATTCATACATATTAAGTGAttgtaaaatataaaaaaggatcaattacACTAAACACCCATATTAACAGGGGCGTACCCACGTGGAAGAATGAAGGTGTCGTTAACTTCGGAAAAAAatcagtatatatatgtgtatatacttaAAGAACGACATATATTTTAGAGGACTCCTTGATTATAGTTGTTGCACTAGGTAGTTTGGTTGGTGAGCCTCTAAGGCTTTGAGCGTGGGAGCGCGCTACCCAAGCCTGATTCTGGCTACAAAACATTACTTTTTCTTGTGGAGTTTGATGGCTACTATTATCTTTATGTGTTCAAAGCATTAATTTAACAAAATCAATTTAtgttttaagaatccaaaaaatagaaaaaacatTAAGCACAGAATCATAGAAGAGTCAGGATATTTCCGAGCCCATAAGTTTCTTGTGTGTCCTTAAGAAATCTAATCCCCTCACAGTTACCAAGGTTAATGGATTTATTTATCCTAGGATAGAACGAAAAATTATTCTGCGATAGCGGCAATGCAAATGGCAGGATTTCGTCGAACTCAAGTAGTCGTAGCAAATCACATGACtctattatattttattttgataacaAATGCAGAGAACAGGTTTCGAGGGcagaaaaattcaaatttttcgtattttataaattgaaaatttgaagcaAAACTTCGACTTATATAGCCTACTAAAGGGTGTTATGAAAAGTTATGGTGACTTTACAGAAAAGTCACATCCTTTGCTCCTAATGCCTTTTCGGAAAAATCATTAAATTTTCCATTCACACCACACAAaacccaacaatcccccacatgaatggggaataactatatgatgaaaacatACATGAAAAAGCTGTGTGATTTTCAATCAAGGATTAATCgcatctggataagtaggtcttccctttgaactttccgtagtgaacatatgtcggatatactaggtcaatcggtagatttgatatctttgaaccatCGAGCTTTGGTGTATACCTAGATAACCTCATGTAACACAATTAACCTTTAACTATCTTTGGTTCTCATTGTTGTGTTCGTTTCAGCCATGAACCGCGCTTGATACCGTAAGTGCGTAGAGAATTGGCCTTATAGAATTCTCCTTGAAGAGGCTTACACTTCACACTTGCATAGGTGATTCCTAAACGTGTAATTCTATAGAAACCCTGtatcaaacttagaaaccaCTAAAAAGCCTTAACGCTCTATCCTTGTTACTGAACATTGTCTTCATTATTAGAAAGGAGCAAAATTTTTgtttgacaatgttgaaccgtcaATCATAACTTTGTTTTATCTCATTGAACCAAGATCTTGGGATCTCCAGTCTTCTAGGTAGATTTACCGCAATGTTGACTTGTCCTCGGCCATAGTCCCATTCCCTTAGATGACTTCTCAACCGACTCTCTAGCTAGGCCTTTTGTAAGTGGATCCGACACATTATCCTTTGACCTTACATAATCAATTGTGATAATTCCACTAGAGAGTAGTCGTCTAACGGTATTATGTCTTCATTGTACGTGACAATATTTTTCGTTATACATAATATTCTCCCAGCCATTCCTATCGCTACTAGGCTATCGCAATGTATGCATATAGGATCTTTCGTCTTTCAAGAACTTCCGGAGCCATTCAACTTCTTCACCGATCTTGTCTAACTCTATGAACTTAGATTCCATTGTGAAGCGTGCGATACATGTCTGTTTGGACAATTTTCAAGACATTGATCCTCCACCAATGGTAAAAATGTATCCATTTGTGGATTTGATTTCATTTGATCCGGTGATTCAATTTGCATCAACATACCCTTCAAATTATGGGATAtttattataaaagaaaaacacaacttAGAAAATAGGATATATCGTAGATCATAATACTTGTGGATGGTTGGCATCAGTTATGGCCACAACCTTTTAAcaatatatacatttttcaaCCATTCCACTTCTTGTAAGTCTACTTCTTCAAATATTCAACTAATAGCACATTCAACAATGTGAAAATCCAAGCTATAATCgatttttatcattttcgtCAATTGGCTCTTCGATTTATAGACCAATGAACTTATACGTTCAATGAACCGTCTTGACTTTTCAAAAAGTTGCCGTCTTTCAACAAACAAATTTTATCATGAAAAGTCATTACCTTTCAAGTGGCATCCGCTCATGAAATAACATAACATTATATTTCAAGTGGCATCCTTTCACGAAATTAATAACACAACCTTTAATGAATAGACATATGATCAACTATCAAATGAGTAGTTTGATCAACTAGTCCTCACCAAGATGGAATGAGTTATGTGAAAATTTCAATAActaccatatcaatatccaccAAGGACATATATCGTGGGGTTGACATAATACAATAATGTCAATAAAtcaacgttttttttttttaagcaaaacaACTAGCATGATACTAGTTGTGAATTTATTGATAAAGAGAAACTGTATAGAGAAGTAAAACAAAATAAGGCGAAAAGTGcctatgaaatgaaataaatagcCAAAGCATCAACTCTAGTCTAACTGCAACCTGTCCAAATTTCTGGTTTGATTTCATTCAAGCAACctcaaagctctcaccaggtgctatgAAATCATAACCAACAGAAGAATCCTTCAAACTTGGACTTGTGCATGTTGTGACTTGACTATACTTAGCTGCTCATTCTGCTATAGTGAACTAAGTGTTATTTCTGCTGATGGAACCTTTGTATTTCACATCTGCTGTTGTAGAATAGTTGAACATATGCATTCCTTCTGCTTTAGTAGTTATAGACCTGCATATGAAGCTCAACTATATTGTTGCTATGTCTAGCACCTCAGTCAGGCTCTCTAGCAAACACTGGCTTGAATCTGAAGGATGGCATCTGCATTTTGTCAATGTTTACCATCCTTTTGGCAGCTGCTGGTAACTCCATGAAGTTAGCAAAGCATAATGTACCtgcaaaattaaagatatgGTTAGTTAAAAAGTCTGTCAGCTGGTATCCTTCCCTCATTATATGCCCAACTTGGATTACTCCTTTTCTTCTCCATGCAATAATGTTGTAAACCTCCAGACTTATAGACCATGGCACATCCCATTCACCTTCTACCATCTTCACTAAGCTCAAAGAATCAGACTCAACATAAAGAGGCAATAGCTGGTTAGTTACACCATAAACCAAACCATCATACATTGCCTTAGCTTCAGCAACTAGACAGCTTATATCTCCCACTCTCCTTGTGGTGGCATATATAAAATCTCCAAGACTGTCTCTAACACAAAAGCCTGCTGAGCTGGGGCCAGGATTTCCTTTAGATGCTCCATCACTATTACACTTATACCAACCCTGTGGGGGACTAGACCAGTGTACCAGTATATAACTTATTTGTGGCTTCTAACTCTCTAAGTACTTAACGGATGAGGCCAAGATTCGGAACATCTTTCATCCAGGGATATTTGAGTTTTGCCAGTTGCACAAGATTCATGTTGATATCATAGAGTACCTTAGCCTTGGACATTATCCCCTATGCACTACTGtattccttttcttccaaagttacCATAGTATGATAGCTGGTCTTTGCCTTATACATAGGTTTCATCTTAGCTGAACATTTGGCATCCCACCATTTTTAACTGCCTGTTTCACCTGCACAAAAGGTCCTTGAATACCAGCTGCATCTGTAAAAACTTTCCACACTGCTGCTGCATAGTCTCCTGTTAGGAAAATATGTTCCAAAGTTTCTTGTTGTGGTTGGGAGCAACAACTCCAATTAGATACTATGGATATCCCCATTCTTGCAAGTACATCATCCACTGGGAGCTTCTGTTTCCATACTCTCCACAAAGGAAATGCAATCTTGAACTTCAGCCCTTTGGTCCGCATCTGATGATAAAACCAGCTTACCTCCTTTTTTTACCTGATCTTTTCCAAGCACTTGAAACTGTGAATTTACCATTTTCATTCAGCATCCACCAGGCCTTGTCTATAGATTGATCAACTGCATCTCTATTGAAACTATGTATGATGTGTTCTACTAAATCCTCTAGCGCAGTTGGCTGAAGCTTAGAGATCGTCCATTTATCATCATGGCTTCCACATCCCG is a window of Lycium ferocissimum isolate CSIRO_LF1 chromosome 12, AGI_CSIRO_Lferr_CH_V1, whole genome shotgun sequence DNA encoding:
- the LOC132039055 gene encoding uncharacterized protein LOC132039055, encoding MVNSQFQVLGKDQKLPVDDVLARMGISIVSNWSCCSQPQQETLEHIFLTGDYAAAVWKVFTDAAGIQGPFVQGWYKCNSDGASKGNPGPSSAGFCVRDSLGDFIYATTRRVGDISCLVAEAKAMYDGLVYGVTNQLLPLYVESDSLSLVKMVEGTLCFANFMELPAAAKRMVNIDKMQMPSFRFKPVFAREPD